In one window of Erinaceus europaeus chromosome 17, mEriEur2.1, whole genome shotgun sequence DNA:
- the ZFTA gene encoding zinc finger translocation-associated protein — translation MEPGGDLRGRGGGRGGAGPAGASARGRRLPACGASGGAEPEDDDGGQDLQLEGGALGSWGSAPLPSPKARASVASGRKYADHSEARASRPGKSRIPGRDHRRYYHDHWRLEYLMDFNPARHGMVCMVCGSSLATLKLSTIKRHIRQKHPYSLHWSPREKEVISNSWDAHLGLGACGEAEGLGAPGAEEEEEEEEEEEEEGANLQASSPKGPGKALAEGGSRCQRLGGLAAPRARRRRRRRHRGLSPASRRAGGSRGLGARRLERRLKESLQNWLRAECLVDYDPRGNRLVCMACGHALPSLHLDDIRAHMLEAHPSSLGLSGPQRRALLQAWGGQSEPLPELSQPPAGDGPLSPGEPSERPVEEEEDDESGPEPRGLAFPPPPPPPPPPPPPPRSREQRRNYQPRWRGEYLMDYDGSRRGLVCMVCGGALATLKVSTIKRHILQVHPFSMDFTPEERQTILEAYEEAALRCYGHEGFGPPAPAPRDGAPDLKAGAVCRA, via the exons ATGGAGCCCGGCGGGGACCTCCGCGGCCGGGGCGGCGGCAGGGGCGGCGCGGGGCCCGCGGGGGCCTCGGCGCGGGGCCGACGGCTGCCGGCCTGCGGAGCGAGCGGCGGCGCGGAGCCCGAGGACGACGACGGCG GGCAAGATCTCCAGCTGGAAGGGGGCGCCTTGGGGTCCTGGGGGAGcgcccccctgccctcccccaagGCCAGGGCTTCAGTGGCTTCAGGCAGGAAGTACGCGGACCACAGTGAGGCCCGGGCCTCTCGGCCTGGGAAGAGCCGTATCCCCGGTCGAGACCACCGGCGCTACTACCACGACCACTGGCGGCTGGAGTACCTGATGGACTTCAACCCCGCTCGGCACGGCATGGTGTGCATGGTGTGTGGGAGCTCACTGGCCACGCTCAAGCTCAGCACCATCAAGCGCCACATCCGCCAGAAGCACCCCTACTCCCTGCACTGGAGTCCCCGAGAGAAGGAGGTCATCAGCAACAGCTGGGACGCCCacctggggctgggggcctgcGGAGAGGCGGAGGGCCTGGGAGCCCCGGGGgccgaggaggaagaggaggaggaggaggaggaggaagaggagggggccaACCTCCAGGCTAGCTCACCCAAGGGCCCAG GCAAAGCCCTCGCTGAGGGGGGCAGCCGGTGCCAGCGACTGGGGGGCCTAGCGGCCCCCCgcgcccggcggcggcggcggcggcggcaccgGGGCCTCTCCCCGGCCTCCCGGAGGGCTGGGGGCAGCCGGGGGCTGGGGGCCCGGCGCCTGGAGCGGAGGCTGAAGGAGTCCCTGCAGAACTGGCTCCGGGCCGAGTGCCTGGTGGACTACGACCCGCGGGGGAACCGGCTGGTGTGCATGGCCTGTGGCCACGCGCTGCCCAGCCTGCACCTGGACGACATCCGCGCCCACATGCTGGAGGCGCACCCCAGCTCCCTGGGGCTCAGCGGCCCCCAGCGCCGCGCCCTGCTGCAGGCCTGGGGGGGCCAGTCCGAGCCCCTGCCGGAGCTCAGCCAGCCCCCAGCAG GCGACGGCCCGCTGTCCCCCGGGGAGCCGTCGGAGCGGCCGGtcgaggaggaggaagacgacGAGTCGGGCCCGGAGCCCCGGGGCTTGGccttcccgccgcccccgccgcctccCCCGCCGCCTCCCCCGCCGCCCCGGAGCCGCGAGCAGCGGCGGAACTACCAGCCGCGCTGGCGGGGCGAGTACCTGATGGACTACGACGGCAGCCGGCGCGGGCTGGTGTGCATGGTGTGCGGGGGCGCGCTGGCCACGCTCAAGGTGAGCACCATCAAGCGCCACATCCTGCAGGTGCACCCCTTCTCCATGGACTTCACGCCCGAGGAGCGCCAGACCATCCTGGAGGCCTACGAGGAGGCGGCGCTGCGCTGCTACGGCCACGAGGGCTTCGGGCCGCCCGCACCCGCGCCCCGCGACGGCGCCCCGGACCTCAAGGCGGGCGCCGTGTGCCGCGCGTAG